The DNA sequence AACAGTAGGGTGATAGCTGTGGTGATGGAAGAGGCATAGCTGTATGGCAGCTATTTTAAGGGAGAAGAGGCTTTACTTCCAGCAGCTGGTAGGCGAGCCTCCAGTCAGCCGCTGTGCTGCTTTTACAGTTGCTGGATCATTTTGAACCGCGAATTACTCTAGCGGTTCATCATCTTAAAATTGGGCATCCTGCACAGTGGTAAGTAATGAAGCCATGCACTAACATCTTTAGTAAGGGCGAGCCTTACCAACGTGACAACGTTTTGACGCCCGCCTATTGGTGTTCCAGTAAGCTTGCGTGTCCAGATTGACCAATCGCCTTGCAACTCCTAACCCTCCGCCATCTTAACATTTGGCACTTCCCACTGTAATAGAGTGCAACAAAGCCTCTAGCGACCTTCTTGATTGAGGGCAGAATCGTTAGTGACGTTGCTGACGCTACGCCCGGCGTTCTCCTAGACCCACGTGGAATCCGTGCTCAGAATGGTAGGAGGGATGTTTGAGCTCCTGTTTTTTATAGTGGGGGCTCGCGCAGGGCTGAGGATGATTTATGGGCTTGGGGCTGGTGGGGCTGGTGGCCCCCGGGCCCGGCTGTGCGTGGCGAGGAGGCTGAGCTAACCCGCTTTTTCCGTAGCTGCGTCGTGAGGCCCGCCTTCGCCGGGAGTACCTGTACCGCAAGGCCCGAGAGGAGTCCCAGCGAGCTGCCCAGGACCGGAAGGAGAAGGTTCGGCGCGCCCTGGAAGGTACGTCTCCGCCCCGACTCGGGGACGGGGCAGTGCTTTGAACCTGTCGTTATAGAGACCAttggtttgcattttaaaatccaacggaataaaagaccaaatgatatAAAACGCGTTTAATTAGCATCTCTTAGTATTTGTATGGCTGAGCATCCTTTCAAGTATTTACTGGCcgttttccttgccttttgggttttttaaattctttcggTGATGCTATAAATTTCATATCTTGTCATATATCCTGCAGTATCCAGATTTCCAGTTTGCCTATTAATTTTGTTTACAGTGTGCTTAGTTCttcccaaattttaaatttttacattgtCCTCCCGCGCCTCCCCccgttgtttttctttttgctacctTCAGTACAAGATGACAAGAATATCTTTAAGTTGTTACTATGATTACGTTgcatttaaaaagtgagaaaccgtagagaatttatttttattcgaGTTGTGAATTGGGATCTAACTGCAGTATTTTCTCCGCTTTTTGTTTGTCATACGAATGAAGAGTGTTAACTTGTTTGAatgaaaatgttatatttatCCCTGTTTTCTTGGTTCTTGGGTAAGTAGAACTTTCCTGTCTGGATGGTACATCAGCTTACTatctatgattatttttttttaagattttatttatttgagagggagggcatgagagaagagaggtctgggggagaagcagaccccctgctgagcagggagccaagtgTGGATCTTGATGTGGATCTCAATTCCGGACGTAATCTGggaactctaggatcatgacctgagccaaaggcagtcgcttaaccaactgaaccgcccaggcctcctctctgattattttaaattcactttaattTCTGTGTTTTAGACATATAAAGTGCATGAGTCTATATGTTTACATTAAACGTTATGTTAAATATCTGTGATCTGTCTGCccacattagaaataaaaaatgctcaatatatAGAAATTCAGGAATATTTTCCCCCAACTCAGATAGCCACACTAcaggatactttttaaaaataagccattttCTTACTCTTATTTGTGCTTATGTCATACTTGTTTGTATCCTTAAATCACATgggttgatttttagttttaaacGTAGTTATTAGGTTGTATGTATTCTTCCCCagctttatgttttttaagatctattgAGTGTAGTGGGGGCTCCCATTTCCCTGTGCTTGGTGTTGACCTTATTTTTTTAGTCTGGTGCAGTTAGGAAcagcattgctgctatgaaccttcTCTTCCATGTGCAAGAATTTCTCCAGGGCATACTGGAAAAACATGCTGGTTCCAAGGGCATGTTCATATTGAGCTCTGTACTCCAAAGTGGGCATGCCCACAGcccagcccttttttttttttttttttaaactaagtctAGCTTTAGTTTACAGAGGAAATCTGACCCAAAGCATAAAGTTTAGCACTTTCGTTGTCAGAGGGTTTCAGGGTTTTCAGGGTTTCTGGGCCACATTCATATAGAAAGAACACtctgtatttgttcttttaaaaatcgGTGTtaagttgggagaaggggggtagggttatggacattggggagggtatatgcttttgggtaaattagaaggggaggtgaaccatgggagactatggactctgaaaaacaatctgaggggtttgaagtggcggggggtgggtgggaggttggggtaccaggtggtgggtattatagagggcacggcttgcatggcgcactgggtggggtgaaaaaataatgaatactgtttttctgaaaataaataaattggaaaaaaaaagttaaaaatagagctaaaaaaaaatcagtgttaatttttttctaagtacaAAAACAATATATACTTGCcactaaatattttagaaagccATCAAACCATGAAACTAGAAGCCATAGAAAATGAAATCTCCTGTAACCATTGTTAACAGCTTGGCACGTAGACAGAAATagttttgtctctctcttccccctgccAAAGAAGTCATGTACACATTTCTGCACAGAAAGGAGTGAAAGGGGTACTTTTTAATCAAGTCTGTACAGTTTTTGTAAGCCACAGTGTTGTATAAACTGAGGGCCCCATGCATGTGTCTTACTCAGCTACTCTGTGTTCCCCCTGCAGAGAACCGCCTGATTCCCACCGAATTACGCAGGGAGGCTCTGACCTTACAGGGTTCCTTGGAGTTTGATGACGCCGGCGGTGAAGGTAAACTTTCCTGGCACTgggccagcttcttcctctgcacTTGAGCCTGCTGGTTTCCATGTCATTCCGCGGACAGCTTGAAGAAAGGCTGTGTAGCCCCTGTTTGCGAAACTTTCTCCCAGATGCCCTCCTGACTGTGCACAGATGGCACTTTAGGAGAACTCTTTCTTAGCGCTCCCAATTTCGTTTATTTTGCACATACAGGGTTATCCCACTTACTCTGTTTTGTCTGTTAATTATCCCTCTTATCAGAATATGAACTCTTGCTGAGGCAAATCCATTTTGTTTACTGCCATGTCCCTAGCTCCCAGCACTTCATTAACACCTAAACAgacattatgaattttttttatgagGAAAAGGAGTCAGTTACCTTTGGCCTTAACAGAATCTGGGTTTGCACTTGGTAGTCATTAACCCCATGTGATAAATGTagttaaaatgaagtaaaattaaatcaaatttaaacaTTTAGTTCCTCAGTCATAGTTGTTTTTATaaccagtgtggctggagggcTACCCTCCTGCTCAGTGCAGGTGTGGAACATCTTATTTTCATCATCAAAAGTGTTGTCAGACAGTGCTGCTCTAGACAGATTGAGCCACCCTCAAGTTAGCATTTTACTTCCCAAGACAATTCCCCTCATGCTGTGACCAGGTGTGACCAACCATGTGGATGATGAATATCGATGGGCAGGGGTTGAAGATCCTAAGGTCATGATCACTACCTCCCGAGACCCAAGTTCCCGCCTCAAGATGTTTGCAAAGGTACCAGTAGTGGGAAGCGAATGGGAGGTCCTAAAGCACTAATGGCCCTAGTCCTAATTGAAATGCATTCACATACAAGGAGCTGAAGTTGGTATTCCCGGGCGCCCAACGCATGAACCGTGGCCGGCATGAGGTAGGGGCACTGGTGCGAGCCTGCAAAGCCAATGGTGTCACTGACCTGCTGGTTGTCCATGAGCATCGAGGCACACCTGGTGAGACTGTGGTGGGAACAGGGTGTCTGCTGGGTTGGTTGTCTGAGAGCAGATAAGGTTTCTGACAGCCCGCCTGGCCCCACCAGTGGGGCTCATTGTCAGCCACCTGCCCTTCGGCCCCACTGCTTACTTCACACTGTGCAATGTGGTCATGCGCCATGACATTCCTGACCTGGGCACCGTGTCCGAGGCCAAGCCTCACCTCATCATGCATGGCTTCTCCTCCCGACTAGGCAAGCGGGTGAGTCTGAGTCCATGGggtgagggctgggggcaggggattCCAGGCTGGGCATTTGCCACTCGCCTTCCCTCTGACCCAGGTCTCTGACATACTCCGTTACCTGTTCCCCGTGCCAAAGGATGACAGCCACCGTGTCATCACCTTCGCAAACCAAGATGACTATATCTCCTTCCGGTAGGTCCATGGGCTGGCCTCAGAATGGCATCCTGACCTTTGTGTTCCACTGCTGTTTGTTATTGACTCACATCTGCTCACTGTCTTCTCTCACCCCTACCCTGTCTCCCCTTGCCTCCAGGCACCACGTATATAGGAAGACCAACCACCGCAGTGTGGAGCTGACAGAGGTTGGACCTCGCTTTGAACTGAAGTGTGAGTTTGGGGCTTAATTCCACTTCTTATGGTGGTGGCATGCTGGCGGTGTGGGTGACAATGTACCCATCTACACCTCCCAGTGTACATGATACGCCTGGGCACGCTGGAACAGGAGGCCACAGCAGATGTGGAGTGGCGCTGGCACCCATACACCAACACCGCACGCAAGAGGGTCTTTCTGAGTGCTGAGTGAACCCACTTGCTGGTCAGGACGTGGACCTGACCCAGGACTTGGGGAGGGGTCAGAATAAAGTCTGTTTGCCACACTACCCCATTTGCTTCTGTGTGGTCAGGACAAACCCACCGTCGGGCTGCATGTGAGGGACAGTTTCTACTGGGTCTTCTTACGTGGGGAGCTGACAGCTCAGGGACATTCTCAGGTCTGCTCTTGACGTTGTATCTAGGACAAGGCAGGCCCAACCTGCTGGCTTGCTCCTTAACCATAGGAAAGATTTGGGAGATTTGGTGGTGGTGTCACTTGGGAGTCGGAGGCCCTATGAGAGCCCATCTCAGACTGGGACTGATGTGTACCTAAGGACCCTGGTTTTACACAGAACATGTGTCAGGAGCCTACAGCATGCCCCCAAGTTGATGTGGAGGGGAGTATGACATTAAGAAAGAAAGCCATCACACCACTTTGGGCAGGTCTGTAAGAAAACAAGTCAGGCAGGGGGATGGAGAGTGGAGGAGACCTCTGCAGATGCCCCGAGAGCTACAGGATGGCATGAAGCAGCAGGGATCACCTGGATGATccatgcaaagaccctgaggtggACATACTCATAAGCGTTCCAGGAGCAACAGTGGCCTAGTGAGAGGAGTCTTGAGGGAGAACAGGCAATAGGTTTCATGGGATGTCTGTGACTTCTAGCCCCACTCATGTAAATCCAGGACCTTCCAGAACCCCTCTCGCCTTGCCATAACCTCAGCTCACAAATGAAGGATATGCCACTAAAATTTTCATGCAAGTTACAGAAATTCCAAAATACATACAAAGTAGAAGTAGTATGatgtttttattagttttctgGACTACCAAAACTGCCATGGACTGGGTGTCTTAAAATAGCAGAATTATTCTCTCATAATTCCGGAGGCCAGAAATCGGGTCACTCCCAACCCCTCCTCCATtatttgcctcttccagcttctggtagctATTGACAATCCTTAGTGTTCTTTGGCATGTAGTTGCATTGTGGTTTCAGTCTTTGTCTTCACATGATCTTCCTCTACTGTCAAGTTTCCACTGTGTGTCTgataaggacacttgtcattaGATTTATAGCACATCAGAAAATcaaggatgggggcacctgggtggctcagtgggttaaagcttctgcctttggctcaggtcatgatctcaggatcctgggatcaagccccgcatcagactctctgctgagcagggagcctgcttcctcctctctctctctgcctgcctctctgcctacttgtacttgtgatctctgtctgtcaagtaaataaataaaatctttaaaaaagaaaatcaaggatgACCTCTTCATTTAAAGATTCtgaacttaatcacatctgcaaagactttttttcccccaaataagaTCATGGGTTCCAGGAATTAAGCTGTGGACATACCTTTTGGAGCCACCATTCATCCAACTACATGTCCTCATTTCTCACCTTCAGGAGCTGTGGGCCTCCTGCCCTTCCTGTTTACTGTATCCCCTGTACCTCTTGCAGACGTCGTAGGCATGAGGCTAATGCTCCTCTGCTAACTCTGAACATCCTCCTAGGTAAGCGCCATGAGGCCTGGGGCTGCATTCACTGTTCCACCAAGCCTAGAGCAGACCCTTAGTcactggcattttatttttttaacagcacAGAAGTCTCAGCAGGCCTTTGTGCTAGGGGCCAGCTCTTAGGGATAGGTGGAAAATAAGAGGCAAACTATTTATTATTCACTTTATTGTGGCCTCCACTGCTAAAGAGGCCTTTGAGAAGCCAGCACACTTGGGCTCACCAGTAGTGGAGGGATTTATGGAGATATTTGGGTCCACGTTTTGCTCATCAGCTGTGTTTAGCCACTGGATGTGAGTGATATCTACTGTCAAGTGATACTGGAAGAAACGACCCTTCACACTGTGCTGGTGGAAGAACCAGTGGGTAAAGGCTTTTCAGATGGCAGTCTGGTAGAGTTTCTAAGCATTTGAAAGTTCTACTTCTTGAGTCGCTGGTGATGCTGCAGACAGCTTAGGTACAGCTTTGGGTATTTGAGCAGGGGAGTTTGGAAAGTGAGCCAATAAAATAACCGtaattaaaacaagaaataagtaAGTTGTGGGAAATGTCCACTGTAGTGCCTTGTGTATTGCACAGATAATATCCTGAGGACTCACAGGGAGCCTTGGGTTTGAGGCATGGTATAGGGCATAAAGGGATATTTATGCAtcttttatttgactttttaaggaagaaatcagTTCTTATATGGTTTTGAAATGTGAAGGACAAAGGAGAAGACAGAAGTCAGCGTGGGCTTTGGTGCTTACCATTTGAGTATCTCCTCTGGCCAGAGAACAGTGGCCCAGAGAGAGTAGAGGGCCTTTGTGACCAGGTTTTCCTTTGTCATGTCTGCAACTGATTTTCATGTTCTAGTATTCTTCTCAATATTCAGAAATACTAATGTGGGGAATCTAAGTTAAGGGCATGAGGGCACAGATTGCCCTGTTTTTGCAACTTTTATATAAATAcgacatttcaaaataaaaattatggggcacctgggtggctcagttggttaagcaactgccttccgctcaggtcatgatcctggagtccctggacgGAGTTCCACATCAGccttccctgcttagcagggatctgcttctcactctgacctCTCACTTCTCatgagctcactctctctcaatctccctctcaaataaataaataaataaatctttaaaaatctaaaaacttaGAACACTTTCTAAAGGAATCTTGGAGTTCCTTTAGAAAGTGTTCTAAGTTTTTAGACATAGTGAAGTATTTAGGGGTGGAATATCAGCCTGATACTTGCTTGAAAATGCTTCAATAGGGAGAAAAAGCTGAAGCAAAATACTAATTGTCACATTTAAATGATGCAGAGAGTTTGTTACAATATTCTTTCTACATTGATGTATGTTTTAAGTTTTTCACAGaggattaaaaggaaaataattacaaaagtgTATTGTTGTTTaagcatttttcatatttttaagttaaaaatctcAGTAAAAAGGTTGAGGTGTGAAAATAAAAGGGGGCCTCCTTTACAATAAAGTTGGAAAGCCAGCAGGGAGCTATCTCATGCCCTACCACTCCTTAAACTCCTTAATTGTAGACCCAAACAGAAGAGAAACCTTGTAAGTCCCTGCTGTGGGTTAGCTGTTTGGTATTCCAGCAGAAGAAAGGTTTTCTACTTCTCTGGCAACAGTCCAGTCAATGAGAGACAgtcacaactcagccaatgaaaagcaACTATCCCTTGAACTCCCAGTTTACTCTAATGGACTTTTTGTTTCTAACAGCCCTCCCAGCTTCTCACTTTCCTCCATAAAAGAGCATTCCTCTCTTTTGTTCTCCGTACTTGGCTATGGTTTTGCCTTACCATGCTTGCCTTGGACTGTAGTTCTCTACTACTCCCAAATAAACATATTTGTTGCTGGTAGACCAActgctggttttatttttaaagttaatgaaGGAGAGACAGGCCAACTATTAGTGGTGGTGAAAGCCATTGAGAGTTAGGGCCAAGGGGTGGTGGTATGTTTTCATGTgcagaaaagaagtgaaaatccAAGCACAATATGAGGTACATTTTGGCATTGTTCCACCAAACTGGCTGCAGTGAACATCTTGCCCACTATCCCTTATTCTTTCCTAGTGTAGACTCCTAGAAGGGGAATTTCTGATCCAAGGAGATGTGCAAGTCTAAGCCTTTTGGTATTTACTACCAGAAATTTTATAGCAGGAAACCACTTTTATCAAATTGGCAAAGATGAAGAAGGTTCATATGGTTCATTAAGGTGTGGGGAGTTGAGTTTTGTTTAACAGATGTAAAACTTTGTGGGgagattttataatttctacttTGATCCAGTAGTCAGAACTAAGGATGTGCCCAGCCTGTACACCAGGTACACAGTGGTCACGTGCAAGGATCTATACCATTGTTTGTAACAGACACTGAGTACAATCAGACTTCATCTGGCCAAGCTCtaggtgcaaaatggtggttgcacCTGGAGgttgttcatctttttaaatactattggccatttgtatgtatgtggTTCTCTGACCTGTTTGCTCTCTTCTATAGAAATGATTGTTCACCTCTATCCtgattgatttaaatattttaattgtgcAAAATTTCCAACATACAAGAGCAGAAAGGACCATACAGTGAGTCCATGAGCCTACCTCAATGTTGACCATCTGGTTTCCTTCGTAGCCCCACCTACTCCATATATCCactcacttgtttattttgaagtaaatccTTGACCTCATTTCATCCAttaatatttctgtatatatctacaaaAGATAAGGACTCAACAAGAATAACAATACCATTGTCATGTCTAAAGAACCAgttattccaaatatatattttatatattgtataatccaaacattttttcaaatatcCAGTTAATTTTGAGTTTTCCCTGATTGCAGTATGTTAGTTTGAACTAGGATCCAAATGAGGTCCTTTCATTGCAAATGATTGAAAAGTATCTTGTCACTCTTTTTAAATaggtttattgagatacaattcacatatcACACAGTTCACCCTATACCTTAAGGtatacaattaaaatatatatatacaattaaacttttttatcattttcacagGATTGCACAACCATCactacaatctaattttagaatatttttgtacATCCTAAAAAGAACTCCATACCCATTAGCTGTCACTCACCATTCTCCGCCAACCATCCCTCTACCCTCAGGCCCttgcaaccactaatctactcttGTTCCATAGActtgtctattctggacatttcatacaaatggaatcatacaatatgtggtatTTTTTGACTGCCTTTTACTTAGCAGTGCATTTTCAAAGTTTATCCCTGTTGTAGCATGCAttatacttcatttctttttactggtgagtaatagtccattgtatagatataccattataccatattttatttatttatcactttATGAAAATTGGGCTGTTTCTACTTTGGGGCtaatatgaataatgctgcagtattTGTGAACATCCTAAGTCTCTTTTAACctgtaggattctttttttttttttctttgtaatttattcAATTAGGAAACTGGTTTATTTGCCTTACAGAGTTTCCACAGTCTGGATGTCTCTGATCTTGTCCCTGTCGTGTCACTTAACATTTTTCTGTGCCCTTCTGTTTCCTCTGAATTAACATTTAGATCTAAAGGCCCAATCCGGTACAGGTTTGAattttgctggtgggaatacttGGTAGGTAGAGTGTTGTGTTCTTTTACCAGGAGAATGATAATGTGTGGGTGTCTTTTTTTGTGATGGTAGCAGACATTAGTATCATTGTTTAGCTCTATTAATTCAATAAGGGTTTGGAACTTGGTgcctatttttaagaaattaataggTTTTTTTTGCATTATAGTCTCAAATTCATTCTGCTGTTATATAGGAAAATGAtttctatatttatatgtgtgatgtgtttgtgtgtgtgtgtgtatgtattatatttcAACTGGATaccttattaaattttcttttaacccTTTATGGTCTTTCATAAGATTTTCTAACTTTCCAGCTGATTATGCCATGTGCCAGTTACACAGTGTTTTTGACAGAcccctgcctttctttctccttgcCATAGTGCATTGGCTAGGACTTGAGAACACTGAGCAGCAGCAGCATGAGATGCCCCCTGCCCTTGCTGTTGGTCTCATTACAGAAATCCTTCCAGAGATATTCATACTTGCCCAGACATAGATGTGCACTTAACTTCTCTCTGGTTTTATAATTGAGTGGCAGATGCTAGTGGAGATGATCTGTACCTCTTTTTGGTTGTGATGCcatgggctctgcattcagcaccCATAGAAGAGCCCTTAGCTATGCAGGACTTCTGCCAGACTAAGCTTAAAAGAACATGGTAAGTTggtcttttccaaataaggttccacacacacacagaagtgtgTGTGGGCTGGGCTAAAGTTGGGTATGGAAGCTGCAAGCCAAGGATGCAGGGCCACCAGACCAGAGGCCCCAGGATGCCACTAGCATCACTGTCAGAGTTTGTTTGCCTAGAGTTTACAGCAGTCGAAGCTATTGGCACAGAGAGCCCAGGACTGAGTTCATTTACTCCAAAGGCATGGACTATCATCTGGGGCTCACTCTAGGTGATGAAGATACCCAGGCTCTGCCCTGGAAGAAGTGGGGGCTGGCTGATAGGAACATTTTAaggatatcattttttaaagatgaggaagagggctttccttctccctctgtggagCAGAACAACAGGGCAGTTCCCAGGGGTAAAAACCAGCCTCCACAAAGAGGTCATGTGGGTTGGCAATGGGACTGAGAAGCAGTAAGTAGGGTGGATTTCTCCTTGTGCTGTGTTCCCCCAGCTCTAAGCTGCCTGCCTTCCCCCCCCCGTCCCCAGAAAGGGACCAGGAGGGATCCTCAATTCAGAACACTGAAATCCAGAAGCCCTGAGGAGAGTTAGAGGAGACTAACAAAAGCCCACCCAAAGGTAGTTAGCTGTAGTCCCTGGCGGGCACAAGCTGCCCCTTTGGAGACAGTGTCATTTTTCGTTTGCTAAGCACCACACTTGTGGATGGACCAACAGGTCAGCCCATCAAGCCTGCAGGTTCTTaacaggagcaaagggagaatTTTTTTCCAATATCTTCTGCGCTTTTTTGgtctatcaaaaaaaaagaagccagagaagAACTGTACAGTAGTACTATCAATAGCCTCAAAGTATCTCCCAGCAAACTCCTGGGGTTAAAGTGGCATCTTTGTTTCTCCATTATAAACAATTTTTTCCTTTGCAACATCAGCTCAGCCTGGGTTCCTTACAGCATTAAGAAAACTTACCCAAGCACCTTCCAGCACCCAGTTCATTTGGCTCTGTTGAGTGAGCACTCCGAGCAGGCAAATAGGCAGATGGGCATGTGGCATGTGGGCACTGAGTTACTTAGTATCTCCAAGGACAGTGCCCACTGCTCCCACTTCATGGGATTGCTACCAATAGGGTGAACAAAAGGGCGCCTACCAGAAGCAAATTTCATTGTAAGAACATAGCATGCAATTCTCTGGGAAAAGGGAGAGGTGGGACAGGCCAGGCTACTGGAGTAACTCCCTTGGgtcttcccatcccccacacccaGCCTGAGCTGAGGAGATTGCAAGCCAGGAGCATTTGGATATCCGGAGAGACTTAGAGGGATAGTCAGTGGAGCAGGCAAATTAAACAATGAGAGGCGGGCATGGAGTTAGGGTGACAATACAACCCAAAATACAGCCAATCCAGCTGAAAGCATGACAGGTGGGCCACAGCCTCAGTCATTCTATTCATAAGCCAAAAGATTTTGAACCACATAGAAAGATCCCCAaacaggcagacacacacacccctggctAGACAGACTTCTGGATGGACCAAATCCCAGGGAGACAAACAGACTCCAGAGAAACAGACAGCCAGACAAATGGACAGATTCTTGAACAAAGATAGGAATATGCCTAGCCAGACATCCAGAAAGACCTGTGGTCAGACACATGGACACCCCCTGGTGCCAGCCAATTAGAAAGTGATTGGTTAGAAAGCCAACCAAAAGACAAAATCCTTCAAGGACAGAGACCCCCCGCCCATAGATAGATACCCCAACTAAGAGATACCCCACCTACCCAGCCAGAACTCAGCTTGATTACCTCCTGCCAGTAAGAAGACCCCAGCCTATGAGAAAGCCAGGTTCTCAGCAAGGTAAATGTTACCCCAAAAAGCCAGGTAGACAGATAGATACATCCCCCCACTGGACAAACAGACTAATCACTAATTAGTGATTAATTAATCACTGATTAGTCACGAATCAGAAGATCCCCAGCTTCTGGGTcagccctcctgcctcccagtcatCACCATAGATGACATTGATGGCCCAATGACCCTTCAATGTTGCATTTGCTCCCCTAAACCACCAGTTTCCAGTAACCTTTGACCTCCAGTGACATCCACTAACACCAGGGTCCATAAAGACCTTTCATGATCCCACAGTGACTCTTCCTCCTATACTCTGGTATCCCCTACTCCCTAATGACTGCCATTAATATCCATGAGTACTCAGAGACTAAAGAGTGTCCACGACTCCTGCACTGAACATCCATATCTTCTTAAAGTTACCTGATACTTCTGTATCCCACCTCCCTGAGTCTCAAAAAACCCATGACCAGTCA is a window from the Neovison vison isolate M4711 chromosome 5, ASM_NN_V1, whole genome shotgun sequence genome containing:
- the IMP4 gene encoding U3 small nucleolar ribonucleoprotein protein IMP4 isoform X1, whose amino-acid sequence is MLRREARLRREYLYRKAREESQRAAQDRKEKVRRALEENRLIPTELRREALTLQGSLEFDDAGGEGVTNHVDDEYRWAGVEDPKVMITTSRDPSSRLKMFAKELKLVFPGAQRMNRGRHEVGALVRACKANGVTDLLVVHEHRGTPVGLIVSHLPFGPTAYFTLCNVVMRHDIPDLGTVSEAKPHLIMHGFSSRLGKRVSDILRYLFPVPKDDSHRVITFANQDDYISFRHHVYRKTNHRSVELTEVGPRFELKLYMIRLGTLEQEATADVEWRWHPYTNTARKRVFLSAE
- the IMP4 gene encoding U3 small nucleolar ribonucleoprotein protein IMP4 isoform X2, with protein sequence MLRREARLRREYLYRKAREESQRAAQDRKEKVRRALEENRLIPTELRREALTLQGSLEFDDAGGEGVTNHVDDEYRWAGVEDPKVMITTSRDPSSRLKMFAKELKLVFPGAQRMNRGRHEVGALVRACKANGVTDLLVVHEHRGTPVGLIVSHLPFGPTAYFTLCNVVMRHDIPDLGTVSEAKPHLIMHGFSSRLGKRDDSHRVITFANQDDYISFRHHVYRKTNHRSVELTEVGPRFELKLYMIRLGTLEQEATADVEWRWHPYTNTARKRVFLSAE